A genomic window from Vigna radiata var. radiata cultivar VC1973A chromosome 2, Vradiata_ver6, whole genome shotgun sequence includes:
- the LOC106777015 gene encoding serine carboxypeptidase-like 51 has product MEKLPHLLSIFLFIALHFHGGKVVAFKTQDGSEEWGYVQVRPKAHMFWWLYRSPYRVEDPSKPWPIVLWLQGGPGASGVGIGNFEEVGPLNTYLKPRNSTWLKKADLLFVDNPVGTGYSFVEDKKLFVKTDVEAATDLTTLLIELFNRDEKLQKSPLFIVAESYGGKFAVTLGLSALEAIEAGKLKLRLGGVALGDSWISPEDFVFSWGPLLKDLSRLDDSGLQQSNSIAERIKQQLEDGKFVEATDSWTELESVISIKSNHVDFYNFLEDEGSDDVATLELALNKKISMKRYSRYLTSLRSRSRTPGGDGDLDTLLNGVIKKKLKIIPENVTWGGQSGHVFDYLAGDFMKPRINEVDELLAKGVNVTVYNGQIDLICSTKGTDAWVHKLKWEGLKNFLAKDRTPLYCGSDKSTTKGFLQSYKNLFFYWILKAGHFVPTDQPCVALEMVGAITQSPAT; this is encoded by the exons aTGGAAAAGCTCCCTCATTTACTATCCATTTTCCTGTTCATTGCTTTGCACTTTCATGGAGGAAAGGTTGTAGCTTTCAAAACCCAAGACGGATCAGAGGAATGGGGATACGTTCAAGTCAGACCCA AAGCACACATGTTTTGGTGGCTTTACAGAAGTCCCTATAGAGTGGAAGATCCCTCTAAGCCATGGCCAATTGTTCTCTGGTTGCAAGGAGGACCT GGTGCTTCAGGGGTTGGAATTGGAAATTTTGAGGAGGTTGGGCCTTTGAACACATACTTGAAGCCACGGAATTCCACATGGTTGAAAAAAGCAGATCTACTGTTTGTG GACAATCCAGTTGGAACCGGGTACAGTTTTGTGGAGGACAAAAAACTGTTTGTGAAAACAGATGTTGAAGCAGCCACCGACTTGACTACATTGTTGATTGAATTGTTCAACAGGGATGAGAAACTGCAAAAGAGCCCTCTGTTCATCGTGGCAGAGTCATATGGTGGCAAATTTGCTGTCACTCTTGGTTTATCTGCTCTGGAAGCTATAGAAGCTGGGAAATTGAAGCTTAGACTTGGAG GTGTGGCATTAGGAGACAGTTGGATCTCCCCTGAAGATTTTGTG TTCTCATGGGGTCCTCTCCTTAAAGACCTCTCACGACTCGACGATAGTGGCCTGCAACAATCAAACAG TATTGCTGAGAGGATCAAGCAGCAACTTGAGGATGGTAAATTTGTTGAAGCCACCGACTCGTGGACTGAACTTGAGTCTGTGATTTCCATCAAAAGCAACCATGTG GACTTCTACAATTTTTTGGAGGATGAAGGAAGTGATGATGTTGCAACATTGGAGTTAgccttaaataaaaaaatatcaatgaaGAGGTACTCCAGGTATCTCACTTCCTTGAGGTCAAGGTCAAGAACTCCTGGTGGAGATGGTGATCTTGATACATTACTAAACGGTGtcataaagaaaaagttaaagatCATCCCAGAGAATGTCAC ATGGGGAGGGCAATCCGGTCATGTTTTCGATTACCTTGCAGGTGATTTTATGAAACCAAGAATCAATGAG GTTGACGAACTGCTGGCAAAAGGGGTCAACGTCACAGTGTACAATGGGCAA ATTGATCTGATTTGTTCAACCAAAGGGACTGATGCTTGGGTTCATAAACTGAA GTGGGAAGGGCTTAAAAATTTCTTGGCAAAAGATAGAACACCCCTCTACTGTGGAAGTGACAAATCAACAACCAAAGGCTTTCTTCAATCATATAAAAATCTATTCTTCTATTGGATCCTCAAAGCTGGCCATTTT GTACCTACTGATCAACCTTGTGTGGCACTAGAAATGGTGGGTGCAATTACACAGTCACCAGCTACTTGA